A window from Citrus sinensis cultivar Valencia sweet orange chromosome 3, DVS_A1.0, whole genome shotgun sequence encodes these proteins:
- the LOC102629478 gene encoding photosystem II reaction center W protein, chloroplastic, with translation MAAITASVGTSSITPSVLVHKPSIVASSSPVLGLPAKAVKGKVRCSMEEKPSKQESKTNVGMSASLLAAACAATMSSPAMALVDDRMSTEGTGLPFGLSNNLLGWILLGVFGLIWALYIPYASSLDEDEESGLSL, from the exons ATGGCCGCCATCACTGCTAGCGTAGGAACATCATCGATTACACCCTCGGTTCTTGTACACAAGCCATCCATTGTAGCTTCATCATCCCCTGTTCTTG GATTGCCAGCAAAGGCAGTGAAGGGGAAAGTGAGATGTTCGATGGAGGAAAAGCCTTCAAAGCAAGAGAGCAAAACAAACGTGGGAATGAGTGCGTCACTGCTGGCAGCAGCATGCGCGGCAACAATGTCAAGCCCAGCCATGGCTCTTGTTGATGATAGAATGAGCACTGAAGGAACAGGGCTTCCATTTGGCTTGAGCAACAACCTCCTTGGGTGGATTCTGTTGGGTGTTTTTGGTCTCATCTGGGCCCTCTACATTCCTTACGCTTCCAGtcttgatgaagatgaagagtcCGGATTGTCCCTCTAA
- the LOC102629765 gene encoding uncharacterized protein LOC102629765 — protein sequence MFYLSKIEHTLRLPPHLLRLPLNEAIKLELENVFLDKVIANLGLCISIYDIKEIEGGFVYPGEGASTHTVKFRLMVFRPFLGEIIAAKLKESDANGLRLSLGFFEDIYIPSHLLPSPSRSEPDPNGRYEVKWIWEFGDTKYVIDGLDEIKFRVLSVNYPSIPIEQAEGSKPFAPMVINGSIDYDGLGPVSWW from the exons atgttttatctGAGCAAAATTGAGCACACATTGCGTTTGCCACCTCATCTTCTTCGCCTTCCTCTCAACGAAGCTATTAAACTAGAActtgaaaatgttttcttaGATAAG GTTATTGCAAACCTGGGACTTTGTATTTCTATCTATGATATCAAGGAAATTGAAGGTGGCTTTGTCTATCCAGGAGAAGGTGCTTCCACACATACG GTGAAGTTTAGATTGATGGTGTTTCGTCCCTTTCTGGGAGAGATAATTGCTGCCAAACTTAAAGAATCTGATGCCAACGGTTTGCGCT TGTCCCTTGGATTTTTTGAGGACATTTACATTCCTAGTCATCTTTTACCAAGTCCATCTCGTTCTGAGCCTGACCCTAATGGAAG GTACGAAGTCAAATGGATATGGGAATTTGGAGATACAAAATATGTTATTGATGGGCTAGATGAG ATTAAGTTTCGAGTTCTCAGTGTGAATTATCCTTCAATTCCAATTGAGCAAGCAGAAGGATCAAAGCCATTCGCCCCAATGGTGATTAAC GGTTCAATTGATTATGATGGTCTAGGTCCAGTTTCGTGGTGGTAG